From Zingiber officinale cultivar Zhangliang chromosome 5B, Zo_v1.1, whole genome shotgun sequence, the proteins below share one genomic window:
- the LOC121985125 gene encoding zinc-finger homeodomain protein 2-like translates to MEFRNQDGDLRLPLAAAAASSSSSLVYNPPPIRGSAFSKPPALAPPSAILSPKGGGGGGDGGLRNGSSPVVTEDISSFFGRPKVRETDQPAPGAGLPGYKVSEGGEMFGEEEEVAGKYKECLRNHAASVGGHVVDGCGEFMPNGGPSTPDALKCAACGCHRSFHRKDGDGADVHPYHLRQAPPPLLLPPPPLRLQRALGGVFPASSPTSRAVPVSSSGWMASATTESSSEERVVVGGGPGMDAKAMRKRFRTKFTAEQKEKMLAFADRIGWRFQRQDESLVEQFCSDAGIKRHVLKVWMHNNKHSIKKQQQHQHQQQPPSPQEQHQ, encoded by the coding sequence ATGGAGTTCAGGAATCAAGATGGCGACTTGCGCCTTCCTCtggctgctgctgctgcttcttcttcttcttccttggtttaCAACCCTCCTCCCATTAGAGGCTCGGCTTTCTCAAAGCCACCGGCCCTTGCTCCTCCGTCCGCTATCTTGTCACcgaaaggaggaggaggtggaggtgacGGTGGATTGAGAAATGGTAGTTCTCCGGTGGTTACGGAGGACATCAGTTCTTTCTTTGGCAGACCGAAGGTAAGAGAGACAGATCAGCCGGCGCCTGGTGCCGGTTTGCCAGGTTATAAAGTGTCGGAAGGCGGCGAGATGTTcggcgaggaggaggaggtggccggGAAGTACAAGGAGTGCTTGCGGAACCACGCGGCCTCTGTCGGCGGCCACGTCGTCGATGGGTGCGGGGAGTTCATGCCCAATGGCGGCCCTTCCACCCCTGACGCCCTCAAGTGCGCCGCCTGCGGCTGCCACCGGAGCTTCCACCGCAAGGACGGCGACGGCGCCGACGTCCATCCGTATCATCTACGCCAAGCCCCGCCGCCGCTGTTGCTGCCCCCGCCTCCGCTGCGGCTGCAGAGGGCGCTCGGCGGGGTGTTCCCCGCGAGCTCGCCGACGTCGCGAGCGGTGCCGGTGTCGTCGTCAGGGTGGATGGCGAGCGCGACGACGGAGTCGTCCAGCGAGGAGAGGGTCGTCGTCGGCGGCGGCCCCGGGATGGATGCGAAGGCCATGAGGAAGCGGTTCCGCACCAAGTTCACCGCCGAGCAGAAGGAGAAGATGCTGGCCTTCGCGGACCGGATCGGGTGGCGCTTCCAGCGGCAGGACGAGTCGCTGGTCGAGCAGTTCTGCTCCGACGCCGGCATCAAGCGCCACGTCCTCAAAGTCTGGATGCACAACAACAAACACTCCATCAAAAAACAGCAGCAGCATCAGCACCAGCAGCAACCTCCTTCACCTCAAGAACAACACCAGTAG
- the LOC121985126 gene encoding probable glycosyltransferase At5g03795, with the protein MRPSSMAAAADSRSLAARRHRHGRAIAFCSRRRVATFALLAASATALLAVFSSSEPLLPPPPSVLVRLQQIQPTTHSSTPPPGPPSPTPPSPLDSASAGLIPNRADAKHRPLRGHEVAYWRMAPEEALRRVRKELDDAPAVSDDPELYSLLFRNVSIFKRSYELMERILKVYIYEDGRRPIFHTPELQGIYASEGWFMKLLEENRGFVTKDPSKAHLFYLPYSIRKLKLALYVPNSHNMRPLSLFLRDYVNDIAAKYPFWNRTRGRDHFLVACHDWGPYTTILHEELCKNTIKALCNADASEGIFIRGKDVSLPETTIKVPKRPLKYVGDGRPISQRSILAFYAGNMHGRVRPILNKHWGNDKDEDMKIYRRLPNRVSRTMSYVEHMRASKFCICPMGFEVNSPRIVEAIHAECVPVIIADNFVLPFEEVLDWSSFSVVVAEKDIPNLKNILLGISQRKYIRMHNCVRRLKKHFLWHAKPLKYDIFHMILHSIWFSRLNQIQQYQE; encoded by the exons ATGAGGCCCTCGTCCATGGCGGCGGCCGCGGATTCAAGGTCACTCGCCGCCAGACGCCACCGCCATGGCCGAGCGATTGCTTTCTGCAGCCGCCGCCGTGTCGCCACCTTCGCCCTCCTCGCAGCCTCTGCCACCGCCCTCCTCGCCGTCTTCTCCTCCTCTGAGCCTCTTCTCCCACCGCCTCCTTCCGTTCTCGTCCGCCTCCAACAAATCCAACCTACAACTCATTCCTCCACTCCTCCTCCTGGGCCGCCATCCCCAACACCTCCAAGCCCTTTGGATTCGGCTTCCGCAGGGTTGATCCCTAACCGTGCCGATGCAAAGCACCGACCTTTGCGCGGCCATGAG GTGGCTTATTGGAGAATGGCGCCGGAGGAGGCACTCAGGCGTGTCAGGAAGGAATTAGACGACGCCCCTGCAGTTTCCGATGATCCAGAACTGTATTCCCTTCTGTTCCGCAACGTATCGATCTTCAAGAG GAGCTATGAACTGATGGAGAGAATACTTAAAGTTTATATCTATGAAGATGGTCGAAGACCCATTTTCCACACACCAGAACTTCAAGGTATTTATGCTTCTGAAGGATGGTTTATGAAATTGTTGGAGGAGAACAGGGGATTTGTGACTAAGGATCCAAGCAAAGCTCATTTGTTCTATCTACCATACAGTATAAGGAAGCTAAAGCTTGCCCTTTATGTGCCTAACTCACACAACATGAGGCCCTTATCGTTGTTTCTAAGAGACTATGTGAACGACATTGCCGCAAAGTATCCCTTTTGGAATCGAACTAGAGGAAGGGATCATTTTTTGGTTGCTTGCCATGACTGG GGACCTTACACGACGATTCTACATGAAGAACTTTGTAAGAACACCATCAAAGCCCTGTGCAATGCTGATGCTTCGGAAGGTATATTTATTCGCGGAAAAGATGTGTCACTCCCCGAAACCACTATCAAAGTGCCAAAGAGGCCTCTTAAGTACGTCGGTGACGGGAGGCCCATTTCTCAGCGTTCTATTCTTGCCTTCTACGCTGGTAATATGCACGGAAGGGTCAGGCCAATCCTCAACAAGCACTGGGGGAATGACAAAGATGAAGACATGAAAATCTATAGACGACTCCCGAATAGAGTCTCAAGGACAATGTCCTATGTCGAGCATATGAGAGCCAGCAAGTTCTGCATCTGTCCCATGGGTTTTGAAGTCAACAGCCCAAGGATTGTAGAGGCCATACATGCTGAGTGTGTTCCAGTGATCATAGCCGACAATTTTGTTCTCCCTTTTGAGGAAGTGTTGGATTGGAGTTCGTTTTCTGTAGTAGTCGCCGAGAAGGATATACCAAACTTGAAGAACATATTGTTAGGGATATCTCAGAGAAAATACATCAGAATGCACAATTGTGTGAGGAGGCTGAAGAAGCACTTCCTGTGGCATGCCAAGCCACTCAAGTATGACATCTTTCACATGATTCTACATTCGATATGGTTCAGTAGGTTGAACCAGATACAACAATATCAGGAATAG